The Thermococcus sp. 4557 genomic sequence CCACCGGAAGGGCCTCGAATATCGCCTTCAGCTCCTCCAGGCTGACGAAGCCCGTTCCGAGGTCTATGTCGCCCTCGCGCTTCAGTTCGGTCTTGTCGAACTCCAACGGCTGGCCCCTCAATGCCTGCTGAACCTCCTTCGGAAGGTTCAAAAGTTCCTCGACACTCAGCTCCGGGTTGATCTCCCACGGATGGAGCGGTTTAACGTCCTCCCCGGGGTCCCAGGCTGGAGGGTTGACCTTGTAGTAGCCAATCTCGTCCTCCTGCATCCTTATTGCCTTCCACTCCCCATCGCTCAGCAGGGCCTTTAATGTGGGGTAGTAGATGTTGTTCTCCCTGAAGACCATATCGCTCAGCGCGAATGAAGTCTCGCCCGCCTTTTCCTTAAAGCGCTCAACGAACTCCTCCCAGGGCATCCCATCCCTTTTTCTCAAAAGCTCGGCAAGCCTCTTTACCATGAACCTGATTTCGTCGTGCTTCGTCCAGAGGACGGTAGCTATCGCTGTTAATCCCCTCCGCTCGATGTAGGGGAAGGTGAGCATCTCCTCGCGGTTGTAGTGGGTGAAGCCGACCTTCCTGAGGTTGCCCACTATCTCCTCCAGGACACCGAGGATTTCCTCCCTCATGCGCTCGTCCCTGGTGGTTGCCAAGGTTCTCGCGTAGAGGTTGAGCATCTCGGAGTCCTTCATTATCTCCTTGTTCTCGAGGTAGAGCGTCTTGAGCGGGTGTCCGTCGGGCAGGTCTTTCTCCTCAAGCTCCTCCGTTCCGGCAACCGCTTCCCTGAACAGCTCAACGTGCAGGTCGCACATCTTCGCTATGTCCTTGGCGGAAACGCCTTCCTTCACGAGCTCCTGCTCTATGATTGGAATCTCAAGGGGTGAGATACCGCTCAAAACCCTGCGGAATTCTTCCTTAAGTTTATTCACGTCCTCGCCCTCGTGGATTCTAAGGAGAAGCTTCTTCAGCTGCTCCTTCTTGTATTCGCGATTGTCCAGCAATTCAGTCATCTTTACCACCTTCATGACAAGTGTCATATTGAGTACTTTTAAGCGTTTCTGGGCAAATTTGCCCAATAACCTTTATATGCCGCATGTCATAATTGGGAGCGGTGATGAAAAATGATGCTTGACGTTCGTGGATTGAAGGCACCCCAGCCCGCGCTTATGATAATAGAAAGCCTTGGAAAGCTCCAAGTGGGGGAAACGCTTGAGGTCATAGGCGATAAGCCCTTCGTTGACATGCTGGGAAAGCTTGAGGAAGCCGGTTATCAGGTTGAACTGAAAGAAGTTGGCGGGTCATTCGTGCTCAGGATAACCAAGACCGAGAACTCCAAGGAGCTTACGATGGAAGTCAAGGAGTGCGACGATAAGCTGGACGAAATAACGGAGGAAACCAACGTGGGCAAGCTCCTAAAGGCCTATCCGGAATCCCTCAAAATACTGGTGAAGTACGGTTTCTCGCCCCTTGAGAACCCCGTGATGAGGAAAACCCTCGCGAGGACGATAACCCTGAGGGGGGCAAAGAAGCTCATTGGGATGAGCGACGAGAGGTTCAAAGAGATGATGAAGGAGCTGAAAGAGCTGGAAAAGAAAAATTAAAAATCAATCAAGCTCCTCAGCGAGGGGTGAACCCTCTTCTACCTTTATTCCTTTGCTCAGCATGTCCCTGAGGTCGGCCTCCGGGTCACCGGTGAGCCTGAGGTCAAACTGCCTCCTGAGGATTTCAAAGACCCCGGGAGTCAGGAACTCCGGCGGCTTCGGTCCGATGTAGATGCCCTTAATGCCCAGGTAGAGGAGCGAGTAGAGTATTGCTATAGCCTTCTGCTCCATCCAGCTCAGGACTATGCTTACCGGCAGGGAGTTTACATCCGTTCCGAGCTCGTTCGCGAGTGCTATTGCAATCTCGATTATTGAGTACACGTTGTTGCACTGGCCGAAGTCAAGGAAGCGCGGGATTCCCTCGATGGTGCCGTAGTCCCTCGCGTTGTAGCGGAACTTGCCGCAGGCAGCGGAGAGTATCAGTGCATCCTTTGGAATAAGCTCGGTGAGTCTCTCGTAGTAGCCCATACCCTTGTGCGGCGTATCACAGCCGCCCACGACGAAGATGTGCCTTATTTTGCCTTCCTGGATGAGCTCTATCAGCCTGTCCTTCATAGCTAAAACGTTGGTGTGGTGGAAGCCGGTGAGGAGCTTTCCACCGTCGTAAGCCTTCATCCTGGGGGTCTCAAGGGCGCGCTTTATGAGCGGCTCGAAGTTGTAGTCCTTGATGTGGGGAACCCCCTCAAGGCCCGCTATTCCGACGGTGAAGATTCTATCCTGATACGCCTTCGTCGGCTGCTGGACACAGTTGCTTGTTCCCAAGATTACTCCCGGGAACTCCGCGAATTCCTTCTTCTGGTATAGCCACGAGCCTCCCCAGTTGCCGTAGAGGGCTTTGAACTTCCTCAGCTCGGGGTATGCATGTGCTGGAAACATCTCCGCGTGGGTGTAGACCTCCAGCTCCTCCCCAAGGCCCATCTCCTCAATCTGCCTGAGGAGTTCGTACAGGGCCTTGTAGCTGTGGCCGGTAACGAGTATGCCGTGACCCTCAGCGGTTCCGGTGGGCACTTCGACCGGCTCTGGCCTGCCGAAGGTCTCAACGTAAGCCCTATCAAGGAGCTTCATGGCCTCAAGGTGAACCCTTCCGTTTTCAAGGATAAGTTCAAGGAAGCGGTTTTTGTCGAAGTTCACGTTGGTCAGGGTCGAGTAAAGCGCTTCAGCCAGAAAGTGGCCTATCCTCGGGTCGTCGTAGCCGACCTCAAGGGCGTGGTGGTAGTATGCCGCGGTTCCCTTTATGCCGTAAATCAGGGCCTCCTGAAGGGAGTTGAGGTCGGGGTCTTTACCGCAGACTCCCCTTATCGTACATCCTCCGGCCAAACTCATCGAGCACTGGTTGCAGAGCATGTCCAATTTCTCAGGCACCCTTATCATCTTCAATCCCTCCCTTTATGACGCGTGTCATATTCTTCAATTAATGGATGAATCAATCTTCATAAAAACTTTGCGGTTTCTTAACCTAAAAAGCATATATGACTTATGTCATATAAAGAAAGGTGGGCGCTTGGCAGAAAGGCTTAAATATTCCGCCCGTCATAAAACCCCTCATGAAGACCAACGCCTTTGAAGTGGCCTCGCGCTACGTGTACCCCTCACTCAGGCGGAGGCTTGTGGAGATACTCTACGAAAACGGCCTGAAGCAGACGGAGATAGCCGAACTCCTCCACATAACCCAGTCGGCGGTTTCCAGATATCTTCGGATGGACAGGGGTGCATTGATGGACGTTTCCAGTTATCCCGACATAGAGGAGGAACTCCAGTCCCTCGCCCGGGAGATCGTCGAGAGAAAACCGAATGAGTATAAGATACATAGAAAAATAGTGGAAATCTCCGTCGAGATGCTTGGAAAGGGCTACGTCTGCCAGTTCCATTCAAAAATCGACCCGGAGGTCGATCCCGCCAAGTGCAGGGTCTGCCTGGAACTTTTCGGCTGAACTAAGGCTTCTAGGGCGCTCTAAGGGAAGGTTTAATATCTTTCGACGCCTATTTTAGCCCGGTGATTTCTGTGAAAAGAGCACTCGTAACTCTCACACCCCCAGAGAGCAAGAGACTGATAGCCAGGGCGGTCGTGGCCATGCCGGAAGTTCAGCATGCGCTGAAGCACGGCTTCGTTTACATAGCCACCGGAACTACCGCCGCATACATAGCCGAGGAGATTCTGGGGGAGAGGATAGAGAAGGAGAAGTGGACTGTTGGCATAATAAGCAAGGGGCGGACGTGCGTCACGCCCAAGCAGACGTGGCCCAAGCACCTCGTCCTCTGCAGGGGCAAACCGTTTGATGATCCACTGGAAGCCCTCAAGCGTATGGGCCCGAAGGACGTCTTCATCAAGGGTGCCAACGCGATAGACATCAACTGGAACGTTGCAGTTTTTGCAGCGGCTCCCGACGGCGGGACGATAGGCAAGACCTTCGGCTGGACGATAACGAAGGGTGTCTTCACGATAACGCCGGTGAGCCTTGAGAAGTTCGTGCCGACACCGGTCGAGGAGAGCGCCAAGTTAACCGGCATCTACTCATTCGACTGGGGAACCGGGCTTTACTCGGCCCTCGTGCCAATACCGCATTCACATCCCGTCACCGAGGTCGAGGCGTACAGAATACTCGCGGGAGTCGAGGCAATTCCGATAGCGGCAGGCGGTGCCGGCGGAGCTGAAGGAAGCGTTACCCTCGTCCTTGAGGGCGATGACGAAGCCATGGAAAAGGCGAAGGAGATAACGAAGGCCGTTAAGGGCGAGCCTTACCTCGAGCCCTACACCGAGGACTGCTCGATATGTCCGTTCGCGAACATCTGCGGCCTTGGAAGTGGCGCTTTTTGAGCGGTATCCATTCTTCTTCCTTATAAAACCACATCGAGCATCAAAGCGAAGCACCGGTCAGAACCCAGACCCCTATCGCGATCAGCAGAATCCCCGCAACGACCGAAAGCTCCCGGCTCCTCCTCACCATGGCCTGGGAGAAGCGCTTGCTCTCCGTGACACTGCCCATGGCAAGCAGTATGATCACCAGCGGCAGCACAAACACTAGGTTGTAGAGAGCCAGCAGGAGGAAGGCGAGGACCTTCCCTGCCTTAGAGATTATTATCGCGTAGACCAGGTAGCTCCCGGCCGAGCATGGGAGGAGCGTGGTGGAGACTATGATGCCCAGTGTGAATGCCCCCACGGCCGTGGCGTCGCTGCTGAATATCCTCTTCTTGACGCCTTTCTTGTCGGCTATGCGCGACTTTTCCATCAGGCCTGTGACTATGGTGTAGGCCCCGAAGATTATCGCGGCAACCCCCGCGACCCACAGGGGCAGGTAGCCGGCGAAGTAGAGCAGGCCGACTCCGAGGAGGTAGTAGGATATATAGACGGCGGCTATGAAGGCGGCGCCTATGAGGTAGAGCCGTCTCTTGGAAACCTCCCTGACCGAGAGAGCTATGAGGAGCATGGTGTATATGACGAACGTGCACGGGTTTATGGAGTCCGTCATCGCAAGGGTGAAGAACTGGGGGATGAAACCGGTCATGCCCAGTGCCCACAGCGCCAGGGAGCTTATCCCGAAGGATGCAAGGACTATGAGCGCCAGACCCTTTATCTCACTCCTCATGGTAGAAAGTTATCGCGGGTCTTTTTGTGGCTTTCTAAAACAAAAAGTTGAGAACGAAAGTAGTAGTTCAGTCGGAAGTGGAGTTTGACTCCTGGGGAGGCATCTTGTGCTCGACGAAGAGAGTGTAGAGCTCGTCGATGACCTTGGCGGAGTCTTCTTTGTCCCTGGGTAGGAGGTACACCTTGCCCCCAACGGCCAGAATGGCCCCGTTATTCTTCATCCCGGTGTAGATTATCTTCGGGACTGCGGTGACGTTGAACTCCCCCTCCAGAACAGCGTAGAGCGTCCCGTTGTAGGTTATGGCTATAGCCGGAACGCCCTGGATTCCCGTTATCTGATATATCCTCTGGAACAGCTTTGAGTTCTCCTCGTTATCCACCAGTTCGTAGTAGGTTAAACTGTCCTCACCGTAGGTCTCCGAGATTTCCTCCCGCATTTTGTGGCAGTGGGGACAGGTTTTCATGCCGTACATGTAAAAATGGATGTCATCCAGGTAGATCTTCGTACCGTTCACGACGACGTAGTCGGATCCTCCGGAGGACGTTGTTTGAGTTGTAGACGACGTATTCGAGCCGCCCGAGTTCGAAATACAGCCCGCCGCAAAGCCGGCGAGGAGTATAATGAGAAGCACTATTCCAAATTTTTTCATCCAACCACCCCTGTAAACTTATCTCCGAAGGTTATAAAACCTTGCTCCCATTCAATC encodes the following:
- a CDS encoding thioredoxin fold domain-containing protein → MKKFGIVLLIILLAGFAAGCISNSGGSNTSSTTQTTSSGGSDYVVVNGTKIYLDDIHFYMYGMKTCPHCHKMREEISETYGEDSLTYYELVDNEENSKLFQRIYQITGIQGVPAIAITYNGTLYAVLEGEFNVTAVPKIIYTGMKNNGAILAVGGKVYLLPRDKEDSAKVIDELYTLFVEHKMPPQESNSTSD
- a CDS encoding cytochrome c biogenesis CcdA family protein; this translates as MRSEIKGLALIVLASFGISSLALWALGMTGFIPQFFTLAMTDSINPCTFVIYTMLLIALSVREVSKRRLYLIGAAFIAAVYISYYLLGVGLLYFAGYLPLWVAGVAAIIFGAYTIVTGLMEKSRIADKKGVKKRIFSSDATAVGAFTLGIIVSTTLLPCSAGSYLVYAIIISKAGKVLAFLLLALYNLVFVLPLVIILLAMGSVTESKRFSQAMVRRSRELSVVAGILLIAIGVWVLTGASL
- a CDS encoding DUF438 domain-containing protein — its product is MTELLDNREYKKEQLKKLLLRIHEGEDVNKLKEEFRRVLSGISPLEIPIIEQELVKEGVSAKDIAKMCDLHVELFREAVAGTEELEEKDLPDGHPLKTLYLENKEIMKDSEMLNLYARTLATTRDERMREEILGVLEEIVGNLRKVGFTHYNREEMLTFPYIERRGLTAIATVLWTKHDEIRFMVKRLAELLRKRDGMPWEEFVERFKEKAGETSFALSDMVFRENNIYYPTLKALLSDGEWKAIRMQEDEIGYYKVNPPAWDPGEDVKPLHPWEINPELSVEELLNLPKEVQQALRGQPLEFDKTELKREGDIDLGTGFVSLEELKAIFEALPVDVTFIDRDDRVRFFSPGERIFARTPSVLGRPVQLCHPPKSVHIVNKILKAFKEGRKKEAAFWLRLGPKYVYIRYVPLFGRDGEYLGTLEMTMDIEPYKRIEGEKRLLDWRD
- a CDS encoding DUF1858 domain-containing protein, with the protein product MMLDVRGLKAPQPALMIIESLGKLQVGETLEVIGDKPFVDMLGKLEEAGYQVELKEVGGSFVLRITKTENSKELTMEVKECDDKLDEITEETNVGKLLKAYPESLKILVKYGFSPLENPVMRKTLARTITLRGAKKLIGMSDERFKEMMKELKELEKKN
- the hcp gene encoding hydroxylamine reductase: MIRVPEKLDMLCNQCSMSLAGGCTIRGVCGKDPDLNSLQEALIYGIKGTAAYYHHALEVGYDDPRIGHFLAEALYSTLTNVNFDKNRFLELILENGRVHLEAMKLLDRAYVETFGRPEPVEVPTGTAEGHGILVTGHSYKALYELLRQIEEMGLGEELEVYTHAEMFPAHAYPELRKFKALYGNWGGSWLYQKKEFAEFPGVILGTSNCVQQPTKAYQDRIFTVGIAGLEGVPHIKDYNFEPLIKRALETPRMKAYDGGKLLTGFHHTNVLAMKDRLIELIQEGKIRHIFVVGGCDTPHKGMGYYERLTELIPKDALILSAACGKFRYNARDYGTIEGIPRFLDFGQCNNVYSIIEIAIALANELGTDVNSLPVSIVLSWMEQKAIAILYSLLYLGIKGIYIGPKPPEFLTPGVFEILRRQFDLRLTGDPEADLRDMLSKGIKVEEGSPLAEELD
- a CDS encoding transcriptional regulator; protein product: MKTNAFEVASRYVYPSLRRRLVEILYENGLKQTEIAELLHITQSAVSRYLRMDRGALMDVSSYPDIEEELQSLAREIVERKPNEYKIHRKIVEISVEMLGKGYVCQFHSKIDPEVDPAKCRVCLELFG